The following proteins come from a genomic window of Sorghum bicolor cultivar BTx623 chromosome 3, Sorghum_bicolor_NCBIv3, whole genome shotgun sequence:
- the LOC8055252 gene encoding uncharacterized protein LOC8055252 has protein sequence MAKLPSLFLVLSSIVAISVVGSQADGGCDNDLQSLITECKRYVMFPTNPKVPPSDGCCGVIKKVNVPCLCAKVTKEIEKVVCMEKVVYVAEQCKRPFEHGFQCGSYKVPRK, from the exons ATGGCAAAACTTCCGAGCTTGTTCTTAGTCCTCTCTTCTATAGTAGCCATATCCGTCGTAGGCTCTCAGGCTGATGGAGGTTGTGATAATGACCTCCAAAGCCTGATAACTGAATGCAAGCGGTACGTGATGTTTCCAACGAATCCAAAGGTCCCTCCTTCAGATGGTTGTTGTGGTGTCATCAAGAAGGTAAATGTTCCTTGCCTGTGCGCCAAGGTCACCAAGGAGATTGAGAAGGTCGTGTGCATGGAGAAGGTTGTGTATGTTGCTGAGCAATGTAAGAGGCCATTTGAGCATGGCTTCCAGTGTGGAA GCTACAAGGTTCCTAGAAAATGA
- the LOC8055253 gene encoding uncharacterized protein LOC8055253, whose amino-acid sequence MHGDGEARAMPARRAPPSPPPWEALPLVAPLLDAASLAAASCVSTSWHAAFAADYLWARLCAQHFPSALGLLPHTESSGDDRRCSSSPHRRLFKLFRSASVRCRALPAPRLALADVSFAVDIVTAGGGSTLSFLVAADRAAAPAHVKNSAGLFLFAVDLSDRNAAIGAGEWRVRWTAVRTTTARRGRGEEEEEPAAAAAAAVLMMDAKVPAARAAGAVAFGGRGEAGVAARLPAPGCGGAKLDAEVVVELAGEEKVVEKVRLGVMCECRYVCADEGLRYLQHFLL is encoded by the coding sequence AtgcacggcgacggcgaggcgaGAGCAATGCCGGCGCGgcgcgcgccgccgtcgccacccCCGTGGGAGGCGCTCCCCCTCGTCGCGCCGCTCCTCGACGCCGCGTCCCTCGCGGCGGCCTCCTGCGTGTCCACCTCGTGGCACGCCGCCTTCGCCGCGGACTACCTCTGGGCGCGGCTGTGCGCGCAGCACTTCCCCTCCGCGCTGGGCCTCCTTCCCCACACCGAAAGCAGCGGCGACGACCGGCGGTGCTCCTCGTCCCCGCACCGACGCCTGTTCAAGCTGTTCCGCTCCGCGTCCGTCCGCTGCCGCGCGCTCCCGGCCCCGCGCCTCGCACTCGCGGACGTCTCCTTCGCCGTCGACATCGTCACGGCCGGCGGCGGGAGCACGCTGTCCTTCCTGGTCGCCGCGgacagggcggccgcccccgcCCATGTCAAGAACTCCGCGGGGCTGTTCCTGTTCGCGGTCGACCTGAGCGACCGGAACGCGGCGATCGGGGCGGGGGAGTGGCGCGTCAGGTGGACGGCGGTGCGGACGACGacggcgcgccgcggccgcggggaggaggaagaggaacccgcggcggcggcggcggcggcggtcctgATGATGGACGCCAAGGTGCCGGCGGCAAGGGCGGCGGGCGCCGTCGCCTTCGGCGGCAGAGGTGAGGCGGGGGTCGCCGCGAGGCTGCCCGCGCCCGGCTGCGGCGGCGCGAAGCTGGACGCGGAGGTGGTCGTGGAGCTGGCTGGGGAGGAGAAGGTGGTGGAGAAGGTGAGGCTCGGAGTGATGTGCGAGTGTCGGTACGTGTGCGCCGACGAGGGGCTCCGATACCTGCAGCACTTCCTCCTGTAG